The Lycium ferocissimum isolate CSIRO_LF1 chromosome 10, AGI_CSIRO_Lferr_CH_V1, whole genome shotgun sequence genome window below encodes:
- the LOC132032480 gene encoding D-cysteine desulfhydrase 2, mitochondrial isoform X1 encodes MLKCTKFQLQQPRNGMFLSCPFRLHCASSSPNGLKEALKSNLPKEEYVSRFLKRKWTLRSPDTKINQIMISKDGLQQGGENLGKLSFLNNPQPVMGDQVMRNNRQEPSFYVVRDDLLHPLVNGNKARKLDALLPLLEDSSVTDVVTCGGCQSAHAAAVAVSCAERGLKSHLLLRGEQPATLTGYNLISTLYGNVSYVPRSLYARREEMLLKHAHLVAGNGGLVFSLADLEASLFTHECGEHSSHVDALTKRSKKVAIINEGAGDAAALLGVVRLVEFLSQDHLFGKDQQLKIIIDSGTGTTAVGFGIGAVCLGLPWEVTAIMLADTVDGYQKREESLISEFRRCFTLHFGKQVLTGLEPGLVHWVERSSPRKFGNILKGEVETCQKIARETGILIDPVYTLAAWEMATQLGQEEYAKVVMLHTGGTLGMFGLAQRYKSYFEMLKDEYCS; translated from the exons GAAGCGTTGAAATCCAATTTGCCTAAGGAGGAGTATGTGTCCAGATTTCTTAAGAGGAAATGGACATTGAGAAGTCCAGATACCAAAATTAACCAAATAATGATATCAAAAGATGGTCTCCAACAGGGAGGTGAAAATCTTGGGAAGCTTTCCTTTCTGAATAATCCACAACCAGTGATGGGTGATCAAGTTATGAGAAACAACCGACAGGAACCTTCATTTTATGTTGTAAGAGATGATTTGTTACATCCTTTGGTGAATGGTAATAAGGCGAGGAAGCTGGATGCTCTACTCCCTCTCTTGGAAGATAGTTCCGTCACAGATGTT GTCACATGTGGAGGTTGTCAAAGTGCGCAtgctgcagctgttg CTGTATCATGTGCTGAAAGGGGATTGAAGTCACATTTACTTCTCCGAGGAGAACAGCCAGCAACTCTGACGGGTTACAATCTAATTTCAACATTATATGGAAATGTTAGTTATGTTCCGAGATCTCTGTATGCTAGGAGGGAGGAGATGCTCTTAAAGCATGCACATCTTGTTGCAGGAAATGGTGGCTTAGTTTTCTCACTTGCTGATTTAGAGGCTTCTTTATTCACTCATGAATGCGGTGAACACTCTTCACACGTGGATGCTCTTACAAAAAGGAGTAAGAAGGTAGCTATTATTAATGAAGGGGCTGGAGATGCTGCTGCATTGCTAG GTGTTGTGCGCCTCGTTGAGTTCTTGTCTCAGGACCATCTCTTTGGGAAAGATCAACAGTTAAAAATTATTATAGATTCTGGAACAGGAACAACTGCTGTTGGTTTTGGAATTGGAGCAGTGTGCTTAGG GCTGCCATGGGAGGTCACTGCAATTATGCTTGCTGACACAGTTGATGGATACCAGAAAAGGGAGGAAAGTTTAATTTCTGAATTCCGTAGATGCTTTACTCTTCATTTCGGCAAGCAAGTGCTGACTGGATTGGAACCTGGACTTGTGCACTGGGTCGAACGCAGTTCTCCTAGAAA ATTTGGCAATATACTGAAGGGGGAAGTTGAAACATGTCAAAAGATTGCTCGAGAGACTGGTATTCTTATCGATCCGGTTTACACTTTGGCTGCTTGGGAAATGGCAACTCAACTTGGTCAGGAGGAATATGCAAAAGTGGTAATGCTTCATACAGGAGGTACACTTGGTATGTTTGGGTTGGCTCAGCGTTACAAATCTTACTTCGAAATGTTGAAAGATGAATACTGCAGCTAA
- the LOC132032480 gene encoding D-cysteine desulfhydrase 2, mitochondrial isoform X2, which translates to MLKCTKFQLQQPRNGMFLSCPFRLHCASSSPNGLKEALKSNLPKEEYVSRFLKRKWTLRSPDTKINQIMISKDGLQQGGENLGKLSFLNNPQPVMGDQVMRNNRQEPSFYVVRDDLLHPLVNGNKARKLDALLPLLEDSSVTDVVTCGGCQSAHAAAVAVSCAERGLKSHLLLRGEQPATLTGNGGLVFSLADLEASLFTHECGEHSSHVDALTKRSKKVAIINEGAGDAAALLGVVRLVEFLSQDHLFGKDQQLKIIIDSGTGTTAVGFGIGAVCLGLPWEVTAIMLADTVDGYQKREESLISEFRRCFTLHFGKQVLTGLEPGLVHWVERSSPRKFGNILKGEVETCQKIARETGILIDPVYTLAAWEMATQLGQEEYAKVVMLHTGGTLGMFGLAQRYKSYFEMLKDEYCS; encoded by the exons GAAGCGTTGAAATCCAATTTGCCTAAGGAGGAGTATGTGTCCAGATTTCTTAAGAGGAAATGGACATTGAGAAGTCCAGATACCAAAATTAACCAAATAATGATATCAAAAGATGGTCTCCAACAGGGAGGTGAAAATCTTGGGAAGCTTTCCTTTCTGAATAATCCACAACCAGTGATGGGTGATCAAGTTATGAGAAACAACCGACAGGAACCTTCATTTTATGTTGTAAGAGATGATTTGTTACATCCTTTGGTGAATGGTAATAAGGCGAGGAAGCTGGATGCTCTACTCCCTCTCTTGGAAGATAGTTCCGTCACAGATGTT GTCACATGTGGAGGTTGTCAAAGTGCGCAtgctgcagctgttg CTGTATCATGTGCTGAAAGGGGATTGAAGTCACATTTACTTCTCCGAGGAGAACAGCCAGCAACTCTGACGG GAAATGGTGGCTTAGTTTTCTCACTTGCTGATTTAGAGGCTTCTTTATTCACTCATGAATGCGGTGAACACTCTTCACACGTGGATGCTCTTACAAAAAGGAGTAAGAAGGTAGCTATTATTAATGAAGGGGCTGGAGATGCTGCTGCATTGCTAG GTGTTGTGCGCCTCGTTGAGTTCTTGTCTCAGGACCATCTCTTTGGGAAAGATCAACAGTTAAAAATTATTATAGATTCTGGAACAGGAACAACTGCTGTTGGTTTTGGAATTGGAGCAGTGTGCTTAGG GCTGCCATGGGAGGTCACTGCAATTATGCTTGCTGACACAGTTGATGGATACCAGAAAAGGGAGGAAAGTTTAATTTCTGAATTCCGTAGATGCTTTACTCTTCATTTCGGCAAGCAAGTGCTGACTGGATTGGAACCTGGACTTGTGCACTGGGTCGAACGCAGTTCTCCTAGAAA ATTTGGCAATATACTGAAGGGGGAAGTTGAAACATGTCAAAAGATTGCTCGAGAGACTGGTATTCTTATCGATCCGGTTTACACTTTGGCTGCTTGGGAAATGGCAACTCAACTTGGTCAGGAGGAATATGCAAAAGTGGTAATGCTTCATACAGGAGGTACACTTGGTATGTTTGGGTTGGCTCAGCGTTACAAATCTTACTTCGAAATGTTGAAAGATGAATACTGCAGCTAA
- the LOC132032480 gene encoding D-cysteine desulfhydrase 2, mitochondrial isoform X3, which yields MISKDGLQQGGENLGKLSFLNNPQPVMGDQVMRNNRQEPSFYVVRDDLLHPLVNGNKARKLDALLPLLEDSSVTDVVTCGGCQSAHAAAVAVSCAERGLKSHLLLRGEQPATLTGYNLISTLYGNVSYVPRSLYARREEMLLKHAHLVAGNGGLVFSLADLEASLFTHECGEHSSHVDALTKRSKKVAIINEGAGDAAALLGVVRLVEFLSQDHLFGKDQQLKIIIDSGTGTTAVGFGIGAVCLGLPWEVTAIMLADTVDGYQKREESLISEFRRCFTLHFGKQVLTGLEPGLVHWVERSSPRKFGNILKGEVETCQKIARETGILIDPVYTLAAWEMATQLGQEEYAKVVMLHTGGTLGMFGLAQRYKSYFEMLKDEYCS from the exons ATGATATCAAAAGATGGTCTCCAACAGGGAGGTGAAAATCTTGGGAAGCTTTCCTTTCTGAATAATCCACAACCAGTGATGGGTGATCAAGTTATGAGAAACAACCGACAGGAACCTTCATTTTATGTTGTAAGAGATGATTTGTTACATCCTTTGGTGAATGGTAATAAGGCGAGGAAGCTGGATGCTCTACTCCCTCTCTTGGAAGATAGTTCCGTCACAGATGTT GTCACATGTGGAGGTTGTCAAAGTGCGCAtgctgcagctgttg CTGTATCATGTGCTGAAAGGGGATTGAAGTCACATTTACTTCTCCGAGGAGAACAGCCAGCAACTCTGACGGGTTACAATCTAATTTCAACATTATATGGAAATGTTAGTTATGTTCCGAGATCTCTGTATGCTAGGAGGGAGGAGATGCTCTTAAAGCATGCACATCTTGTTGCAGGAAATGGTGGCTTAGTTTTCTCACTTGCTGATTTAGAGGCTTCTTTATTCACTCATGAATGCGGTGAACACTCTTCACACGTGGATGCTCTTACAAAAAGGAGTAAGAAGGTAGCTATTATTAATGAAGGGGCTGGAGATGCTGCTGCATTGCTAG GTGTTGTGCGCCTCGTTGAGTTCTTGTCTCAGGACCATCTCTTTGGGAAAGATCAACAGTTAAAAATTATTATAGATTCTGGAACAGGAACAACTGCTGTTGGTTTTGGAATTGGAGCAGTGTGCTTAGG GCTGCCATGGGAGGTCACTGCAATTATGCTTGCTGACACAGTTGATGGATACCAGAAAAGGGAGGAAAGTTTAATTTCTGAATTCCGTAGATGCTTTACTCTTCATTTCGGCAAGCAAGTGCTGACTGGATTGGAACCTGGACTTGTGCACTGGGTCGAACGCAGTTCTCCTAGAAA ATTTGGCAATATACTGAAGGGGGAAGTTGAAACATGTCAAAAGATTGCTCGAGAGACTGGTATTCTTATCGATCCGGTTTACACTTTGGCTGCTTGGGAAATGGCAACTCAACTTGGTCAGGAGGAATATGCAAAAGTGGTAATGCTTCATACAGGAGGTACACTTGGTATGTTTGGGTTGGCTCAGCGTTACAAATCTTACTTCGAAATGTTGAAAGATGAATACTGCAGCTAA
- the LOC132032480 gene encoding D-cysteine desulfhydrase 2, mitochondrial isoform X4: MVIRRGSWMLYSLSWKIVPSQMLSHVEVVKVRMLQLLVRHATAVSCAERGLKSHLLLRGEQPATLTGYNLISTLYGNVSYVPRSLYARREEMLLKHAHLVAGNGGLVFSLADLEASLFTHECGEHSSHVDALTKRSKKVAIINEGAGDAAALLGVVRLVEFLSQDHLFGKDQQLKIIIDSGTGTTAVGFGIGAVCLGLPWEVTAIMLADTVDGYQKREESLISEFRRCFTLHFGKQVLTGLEPGLVHWVERSSPRKFGNILKGEVETCQKIARETGILIDPVYTLAAWEMATQLGQEEYAKVVMLHTGGTLGMFGLAQRYKSYFEMLKDEYCS, encoded by the exons ATGGTAATAAGGCGAGGAAGCTGGATGCTCTACTCCCTCTCTTGGAAGATAGTTCCGTCACAGATGTT GTCACATGTGGAGGTTGTCAAAGTGCGCAtgctgcagctgttggtacgTCATGCCACAG CTGTATCATGTGCTGAAAGGGGATTGAAGTCACATTTACTTCTCCGAGGAGAACAGCCAGCAACTCTGACGGGTTACAATCTAATTTCAACATTATATGGAAATGTTAGTTATGTTCCGAGATCTCTGTATGCTAGGAGGGAGGAGATGCTCTTAAAGCATGCACATCTTGTTGCAGGAAATGGTGGCTTAGTTTTCTCACTTGCTGATTTAGAGGCTTCTTTATTCACTCATGAATGCGGTGAACACTCTTCACACGTGGATGCTCTTACAAAAAGGAGTAAGAAGGTAGCTATTATTAATGAAGGGGCTGGAGATGCTGCTGCATTGCTAG GTGTTGTGCGCCTCGTTGAGTTCTTGTCTCAGGACCATCTCTTTGGGAAAGATCAACAGTTAAAAATTATTATAGATTCTGGAACAGGAACAACTGCTGTTGGTTTTGGAATTGGAGCAGTGTGCTTAGG GCTGCCATGGGAGGTCACTGCAATTATGCTTGCTGACACAGTTGATGGATACCAGAAAAGGGAGGAAAGTTTAATTTCTGAATTCCGTAGATGCTTTACTCTTCATTTCGGCAAGCAAGTGCTGACTGGATTGGAACCTGGACTTGTGCACTGGGTCGAACGCAGTTCTCCTAGAAA ATTTGGCAATATACTGAAGGGGGAAGTTGAAACATGTCAAAAGATTGCTCGAGAGACTGGTATTCTTATCGATCCGGTTTACACTTTGGCTGCTTGGGAAATGGCAACTCAACTTGGTCAGGAGGAATATGCAAAAGTGGTAATGCTTCATACAGGAGGTACACTTGGTATGTTTGGGTTGGCTCAGCGTTACAAATCTTACTTCGAAATGTTGAAAGATGAATACTGCAGCTAA